The Coffea arabica cultivar ET-39 chromosome 6e, Coffea Arabica ET-39 HiFi, whole genome shotgun sequence genome contains the following window.
TGATGAACCCGACTACGAAATTGCTGCAAAGTTGATTTCTTTATACACTAACTTCGATGATTTTGATAGTTTATTGGCAATATTAAAGTCTATAAAAAGACCCAATTCTACTCTTCTGTGGAATATGGCTCTGAAATCTCTTGTTAATTCAGGACTTAGTGAATTTGCAATTTGGGTTTATAAGCAAATGAGAGAAATGGGAGTTGAACATGACAGTTATACATTTCCAATAATGAACAAAGCagttttcttggtggatttcgAAGCTTTTTGGCTGGGGAAAACGATTCATGGCTTAGCTATGCAAATGGGTTTCGGATGTGATGTTTACTTTTGTAATACGATGATTGCGGTTTATAGTAAAAGTGGGCGTTTTGGAGATGCTTGCAAGTTGTTTCATGAAATGCCTGACAGAGATATTGTTTCTTGGACAGCAATGATTTCGGCTTACGTTCGTGAAGACAATTTTTTCGGGGCTTTCAGATTGTTTGGGAAAATGCAAAATGAGGTGGAACCCAATGCAGTGACAATGTTAGGCCTGCTGCAAGGATGTCCTAGTATGGTCGAAGGGAGACAACTTCATGGATATATCATTAAAAATGGGTTATTGCTTGATCGCTCTGTGGAAAATTCGCTGTTGAATATGTATATTCACGTTGATAGTGTTTCTGATGCTGAAATTCTTTTTGGAGAAATGGATAAAAGGGATGTAGTTACTTGGAATATAATGTTGTCATTGTACACTTATAAAGGAGATATTACGAGGATGATTGGTTGTTTTCGACAAATGTCTGGTGAAGTAGATCCTAGCTGCGAGACGTTGACTGTGTTTGTTTCAGGGTTAGCAGAATGTGGATATCTGTTTGAAGGTAGACAAATACATTGTCTAGCTTTGAAGAAGGGACTTTTTGATGATAAATTGAGGGCTTGTTTGTTGGATTTCTATGCAAAGCATCGGGAGGTGGATATATCTGCTAAGCTATTTCAAGAAGTTCATTACAGAAACTCTATCACTTGGAATACTATGATGCTGGGGTTTATTGAAAATGGGCTGTTTAAAGAGTGTATTGCATTGTTTAAGCAAATGCTACTTGTAGGTGTTCGGCCAGGCGCTGAAATACTGAGAACTCTTATTCTTGCTTATACCCACATGGGGGCAGTACAATTGGGCAAAGGGATACATGGATACATTATAAGGAAGTCATTTGTTGACTCTGTTGCTGCTACAACAGCCTTGGAAACTTCTATCGTAAATATGTATCTTAGATGTGGAAGTCTTTCTGCTGCAGGCGTTTGCTTTGACAGAATGGTTGGTAAAGACCTTGTGGCATGGACATCAATGATTGAGGGCTATGGAATGCATGGATTGGGTGTTCAAGCATTAGAACTATTTCAGAAAATGGTGGAGGAAGGATTAAATCCAAATGACATGACCTTCTTAAGCATACTATCTGCTTGTAGCCATTCCGGCCTATTAAGTGAAGGCTGCCAGATTTTATATTGCATGAGATCAAAATTTTCTGTTGAACCTAATTTGAACCATTACACCTGCATTATCGATATGTTAGGTCGGTCTGGAATGATAAAAGAAGGCCTGGCTCTCATTTTTAAATTGGTTCCTTTTCCAGATAGTCGGATTTTTGGTGCACTTCTAGCCGCCTCTAGAGTTTACATGGACAAAAAAGTTGCTGACTATGCAGCAAATAGGCTCCTGGAATTAGAACCTGATAATGCTGGATACCACACCCTTATCAGCAATATAAAAGCAAGTGCAGAGAAGTGGTTTGAAGTTGAAGATTTCAGGAGCACAATAAAAtccaaagatttgatgaagctACCTGGTTGGAGCTGCATAGAAGCAAAGGGGTTTCTTCACGGTTTTGTCTCAGGAGACAGATCACATCCTTATGCGGATTGCATCCAGCAGACGTTAGAAATCTTGAACAGAACCATGCAAGATGTGCTTATGTAGGCTACAAACATGTACAGCTGAGTTGATGCTTCTCATAATGAAAGAAATAAACTTCCATTCCACTTCTGTTGCTTGCAATGCTTGTTGGATACAAATACTTCGTTACTCCCTCCAAGCTGCAAATCTGATTCATAGTCCACCAAACCATCATTAATTAGTATTGAATATCTGATCAAAAGTTTGACACACTAAAAGCTACTAACAAGCAAATCTGAACCATAATTCATACCAACAAAAAGAAATGCTTGAAACACCAATAATTCAAACGAACAAAAAGGGAGGGAGAGGAGTCTGTCAGACAACTGCAAGACCACCCTAGTCCATGGCAAAGCAAGAGCTAGGAACGATCCTCTACCGCACTTGTGGCCCAACAACCAGGCTGCAAGAGCTGTTAATCACGCTCTGGTCAAGCAGTCATAGTTCATCCACCAGACTTGGTTTCCTGTCTCCTTAGAACTCAAGGACACAGAGGTACGAGCCTATAGAACAGATCCTGTTCAAGTAAGGTCGTGCCATGTGTCCTTCAGCTTTTCTTATTAGTGATGTGCA
Protein-coding sequences here:
- the LOC113696474 gene encoding pentatricopeptide repeat-containing protein At4g35130, chloroplastic-like, translating into MALKSLVNSGLSEFAIWVYKQMREMGVEHDSYTFPIMNKAVFLVDFEAFWLGKTIHGLAMQMGFGCDVYFCNTMIAVYSKSGRFGDACKLFHEMPDRDIVSWTAMISAYVREDNFFGAFRLFGKMQNEVEPNAVTMLGLLQGCPSMVEGRQLHGYIIKNGLLLDRSVENSLLNMYIHVDSVSDAEILFGEMDKRDVVTWNIMLSLYTYKGDITRMIGCFRQMSGEVDPSCETLTVFVSGLAECGYLFEGRQIHCLALKKGLFDDKLRACLLDFYAKHREVDISAKLFQEVHYRNSITWNTMMLGFIENGLFKECIALFKQMLLVGVRPGAEILRTLILAYTHMGAVQLGKGIHGYIIRKSFVDSVAATTALETSIVNMYLRCGSLSAAGVCFDRMVGKDLVAWTSMIEGYGMHGLGVQALELFQKMVEEGLNPNDMTFLSILSACSHSGLLSEGCQILYCMRSKFSVEPNLNHYTCIIDMLGRSGMIKEGLALIFKLVPFPDSRIFGALLAASRVYMDKKVADYAANRLLELEPDNAGYHTLISNIKASAEKWFEVEDFRSTIKSKDLMKLPGWSCIEAKGFLHGFVSGDRSHPYADCIQQTLEILNRTMQDVLM